The Microbacterium sp. LWH7-1.2 genome window below encodes:
- a CDS encoding SDR family oxidoreductase yields the protein MSEIILPGITGNVFVVTGAAGGQGAEEALLLARQGAEVIAADIRDDAPELTEAAVALPGTVTYRRLDATDEADWAALATSLEGRTVKGLVNNAGITHRIRIGAVERADWDRVLAVNVTGAMLGIQALLPLMTAGSSIVNIGSAAGVTGHYTAAYTTSKWALRGLTHACVTELGPRGIRVNIVHPGYIRTEMTASAPAEFLDANIAIAPLHRGGEPDEVAGVVVFLLSDAASYVTGAEISVDGGQFLSGVATFLSDAVRPAQTPEP from the coding sequence ATGAGCGAGATAATCCTTCCCGGCATCACTGGCAACGTGTTCGTCGTGACGGGTGCCGCGGGAGGTCAGGGCGCCGAGGAGGCGCTGCTGCTTGCCCGCCAAGGCGCCGAGGTGATCGCCGCCGACATCCGAGACGACGCGCCGGAGCTGACGGAGGCTGCGGTGGCTCTGCCCGGGACGGTCACATACCGCCGCTTGGACGCCACCGACGAGGCCGATTGGGCGGCTCTTGCGACCTCCCTCGAAGGCCGCACGGTGAAAGGTCTGGTGAACAACGCTGGGATCACCCATCGCATTCGCATCGGCGCGGTCGAGCGCGCCGATTGGGACCGTGTCCTCGCCGTCAACGTGACGGGCGCGATGCTCGGCATCCAGGCGCTCTTGCCGCTCATGACCGCCGGTTCGTCCATCGTCAACATCGGCTCCGCCGCAGGGGTCACCGGGCACTACACGGCCGCCTACACGACGAGCAAGTGGGCGCTGCGGGGCCTCACGCACGCGTGCGTCACCGAGCTCGGACCCCGGGGCATCCGCGTCAACATCGTCCACCCCGGCTACATCCGCACCGAGATGACCGCGAGCGCGCCCGCCGAGTTCCTCGACGCGAATATCGCCATCGCGCCGCTCCACCGGGGCGGCGAGCCCGACGAGGTGGCGGGTGTCGTCGTCTTCCTGCTCTCGGATGCCGCGTCCTATGTCACCGGCGCCGAGATCAGCGTCGACGGCGGCCAGTTCCTCTCGGGCGTCGCGACGTTCCTGTCGGACGCCGTGCGCCCGGCGCAGACCCCAGAGCCCTGA
- a CDS encoding prolyl oligopeptidase family serine peptidase — translation MFMYFPTNYVWSLSVVATLNNGGYIDEVDRACKPVLLASQNGDDAGTEELYASWAAVADRLIAKAQDDEARGRRIGAGETYYRASLYTSQAERLQSPKWEGRNAAYQKSIDLLLTHVELLDVPLTTVEIPYTPADESLPEGTSLPGYFYRAPGEGPHPVMIQWNGLDSTKEMMYYSGFPQMLAQRGISTLMIDTPGSGEALRLRGLTARHDTEVWAGAIIDWIEANADELGADTARLGIVGWSLGGYYAPRALAFEKRLKLGVAWGANHNWFEVQEGRRQREGENPVPHYWDHVFWVWGASDMDDFIEKTKGMHLNGVVEQITAPFLITHGAGDRQINVKYAHQSYEQAVNSPKVELRLFDDPEGGTEHISIDNMPYVAGIIADWVAETFSETR, via the coding sequence ATGTTCATGTACTTCCCCACCAACTACGTGTGGAGCCTGTCGGTCGTCGCGACCCTCAACAACGGCGGCTACATCGACGAGGTCGACCGCGCGTGCAAGCCGGTGCTGCTGGCGTCGCAGAACGGCGACGACGCGGGAACCGAAGAGCTCTACGCATCATGGGCGGCCGTCGCCGACCGCCTGATCGCCAAGGCACAGGACGACGAAGCCCGCGGGCGCCGCATCGGCGCGGGGGAGACCTACTACCGCGCGTCGCTGTACACGTCGCAGGCCGAGCGGCTGCAGTCGCCGAAGTGGGAGGGTCGCAACGCGGCGTACCAGAAGTCGATCGATCTGCTCCTCACGCACGTCGAGCTGCTGGACGTGCCGCTGACCACGGTGGAGATCCCGTACACGCCGGCCGACGAGTCGCTGCCCGAGGGCACGTCGCTGCCCGGCTACTTCTACCGCGCACCCGGCGAGGGCCCGCACCCCGTCATGATCCAGTGGAACGGCCTGGATTCGACGAAGGAGATGATGTACTACTCGGGCTTCCCGCAGATGCTCGCACAGCGCGGCATCTCGACCCTCATGATCGACACCCCGGGCTCCGGTGAGGCGCTGCGGCTGCGCGGTCTGACGGCGCGGCACGACACCGAGGTGTGGGCGGGCGCCATCATCGACTGGATCGAAGCGAACGCCGACGAGCTCGGCGCCGACACGGCACGCCTGGGCATCGTCGGCTGGTCGTTGGGTGGGTACTACGCGCCCCGTGCACTCGCGTTCGAGAAGCGGCTCAAGCTCGGTGTCGCCTGGGGCGCGAACCACAACTGGTTCGAGGTGCAGGAAGGTCGCCGCCAGCGCGAGGGCGAGAACCCGGTGCCGCACTACTGGGACCACGTGTTCTGGGTGTGGGGCGCGAGCGACATGGACGACTTCATCGAGAAGACGAAGGGCATGCACCTCAACGGCGTGGTCGAGCAGATCACGGCGCCCTTCCTCATCACCCACGGTGCGGGCGACCGGCAGATCAACGTGAAGTACGCCCACCAGTCGTACGAGCAGGCGGTGAACTCTCCCAAGGTCGAGCTGCGCCTGTTCGACGACCCCGAGGGCGGCACCGAGCACATCTCGATCGACAACATGCCGTACGTGGCCGGCATCATCGCGGACTGGGTCGCCGAGACGTTCTCCGAGACCCGCTAA
- a CDS encoding substrate-binding domain-containing protein, which translates to MIRHSRRTRLLVGAVLATLLTLTVSACSTGTVGGSSTPASTASGSASGDSAEALQAAYDGVVGAPPTETVPVTPGLTAWVSSCGELSLTCSVPAQAAVEAAETVGWQASVCDGKLNPDGWGNCIRQGVAAKADVIITIGQDCAAMSGAMQEAKAAGITTVNVGGQDCEDSLYSATVQLLDGYSYDQYWEEVGTLQADWLIGKTDGAAKLLQVEFNDTQWGPLVNKGLTERLAECSGCSIAGTVQLSNSDLATGQLPQKFSTALLQASDANAVAVPIDGWFLAGLAQAIKASGKSDDLNVIGNFGSVPTWDVISSDGGQDATVATSQEWQGWAGVDAALRVLADQEVLPAGVGLQVVDADTNLPAAGEQFTFTPPIDFRAGYEAVWEK; encoded by the coding sequence GTGATCCGTCATTCCCGGAGAACCCGCCTGCTGGTTGGCGCGGTTCTCGCGACACTCCTCACCCTCACGGTCAGCGCCTGCTCCACGGGCACCGTCGGCGGGTCGAGCACCCCGGCCTCCACGGCATCCGGTTCCGCCTCCGGCGACTCTGCAGAGGCACTGCAGGCGGCCTATGACGGCGTGGTCGGGGCACCCCCCACCGAGACGGTCCCGGTCACGCCGGGCCTGACCGCGTGGGTCTCGTCCTGTGGCGAGCTCTCGCTCACTTGCTCCGTCCCGGCGCAGGCGGCTGTGGAAGCCGCGGAGACGGTCGGCTGGCAGGCCAGCGTCTGCGACGGCAAGCTGAACCCGGACGGGTGGGGCAACTGCATCCGCCAGGGTGTCGCCGCCAAGGCTGACGTGATCATCACGATCGGCCAGGACTGCGCCGCGATGAGCGGCGCGATGCAAGAGGCGAAGGCCGCCGGCATCACCACCGTCAACGTCGGCGGCCAGGACTGCGAGGACTCGCTCTACTCCGCGACCGTCCAGCTCCTCGACGGCTACAGCTACGACCAGTACTGGGAAGAGGTGGGCACCCTTCAGGCCGACTGGCTGATCGGAAAGACCGACGGCGCCGCGAAACTCCTCCAGGTCGAGTTCAACGACACGCAGTGGGGACCACTCGTCAACAAGGGCCTGACCGAGCGGCTCGCGGAGTGCAGCGGCTGCTCGATCGCCGGAACGGTCCAGCTGTCTAACTCCGACCTCGCGACCGGACAGCTCCCGCAGAAGTTCTCCACCGCGCTCCTCCAGGCCTCCGACGCGAACGCTGTCGCCGTGCCGATCGACGGATGGTTCCTGGCCGGACTCGCACAGGCAATCAAGGCTTCAGGCAAGAGCGACGACCTCAACGTGATCGGCAACTTCGGTTCCGTGCCGACCTGGGACGTCATCAGCTCCGACGGAGGCCAGGACGCGACCGTCGCGACCTCTCAGGAATGGCAGGGCTGGGCAGGCGTGGACGCCGCACTTCGCGTCCTCGCCGATCAGGAGGTGCTGCCTGCCGGCGTCGGCCTGCAGGTGGTGGACGCGGACACGAACCTGCCCGCTGCTGGTGAGCAGTTCACCTTCACCCCGCCGATCGACTTCCGCGCCGGCTACGAAGCCGTCTGGGAGAAGTAA
- a CDS encoding sugar ABC transporter ATP-binding protein has translation MSTEQRVSPSTDVALSARDASKTFGHFRALVGAELTVRRGTVHALLGGNGSGKSTLIKSLAGVYTADAGSLAIGEKSLELPEVSPSVARTLGLRFVHQDLGLFPQLSIAENVALSRGYPTRWSAVQERRMRSEVQDLLDEFDISADPRTRVADLRPSQRSMVAIARALSDAGGSDSILLLDEPTTALGEHDARELMTAIRVRAELGQTIILVSHRFNEISAVADDVTVFRDGRTVGSDSLAQMPLRRVVSLMTGGEGRELPASFLTHAAGATALQVQGLSTGAARDVQLEAGRGEVLGLAGLDGAGHTDVVASLFGAAGPLAGRVTLDGATYAPKTPAQAMRLGAAFIPPDRHADAAFADISVAHNITVSILDRVWNGFALLTGKEKRFASTAITDFAIRAPRPDAPLGVLSGGNQQKVVVGRWFQRSPQLILLVEPTQGVDVVARHDIYTTIAAAAEAGATVLVASSDLDELLAITHRIAVFRAGGVAAVLSTPETTRDEITNAMMAEEPEAA, from the coding sequence ATGTCCACCGAGCAGCGCGTGTCACCATCCACCGACGTCGCCCTCAGCGCACGCGACGCGTCCAAGACGTTCGGCCACTTCCGGGCACTCGTGGGCGCCGAGCTGACCGTCAGGCGAGGGACGGTGCACGCGCTGCTCGGTGGCAACGGCTCCGGGAAGTCCACCCTGATCAAGTCCCTTGCCGGTGTCTACACGGCGGACGCAGGCAGCCTGGCAATCGGGGAGAAGTCTCTCGAACTACCCGAGGTCTCCCCGTCGGTAGCCCGAACCCTCGGCCTACGTTTCGTTCATCAGGACCTCGGATTGTTCCCGCAGCTGAGCATCGCCGAGAACGTTGCGCTCAGCCGCGGTTACCCGACTCGCTGGAGCGCCGTGCAAGAGCGTCGGATGCGCTCAGAGGTACAGGATCTCCTCGACGAGTTCGACATCTCCGCCGATCCCCGCACCCGGGTCGCGGATCTCAGACCCAGCCAGCGCTCCATGGTGGCCATCGCCCGGGCGCTCAGCGACGCCGGCGGGTCGGACAGCATCCTGTTGCTGGACGAGCCGACCACCGCGCTGGGCGAGCACGACGCACGTGAGCTGATGACCGCCATCCGCGTCCGCGCAGAGCTCGGGCAGACCATCATCCTGGTCAGCCATCGATTCAACGAGATCTCCGCCGTCGCCGACGACGTGACGGTGTTCCGGGACGGCCGCACCGTCGGCAGCGACAGCCTCGCCCAGATGCCGCTACGCCGTGTGGTCAGCTTGATGACCGGCGGCGAAGGGCGAGAGCTCCCCGCCTCGTTCCTCACCCATGCCGCCGGCGCCACGGCGCTGCAGGTGCAAGGCCTCTCGACCGGAGCTGCCCGAGACGTGCAGCTCGAAGCCGGACGCGGCGAAGTCCTCGGACTCGCCGGGCTGGACGGTGCCGGCCACACCGACGTCGTCGCCAGTCTGTTCGGCGCAGCAGGACCGCTCGCCGGCCGGGTCACGCTCGACGGCGCGACGTACGCACCGAAGACACCAGCACAGGCCATGCGCCTCGGCGCGGCGTTCATCCCACCGGACCGGCACGCGGACGCCGCGTTCGCGGACATCTCCGTCGCCCACAACATCACCGTCTCGATCCTCGACCGCGTGTGGAACGGGTTCGCCCTGCTCACCGGCAAGGAGAAGCGGTTCGCGTCGACGGCGATTACGGATTTCGCTATCCGCGCGCCCCGGCCCGATGCACCCCTCGGAGTCCTCTCCGGCGGGAACCAGCAGAAGGTCGTCGTCGGCCGGTGGTTCCAGCGCTCACCCCAGCTGATCCTGCTGGTGGAGCCCACCCAGGGCGTCGACGTCGTCGCCCGCCACGACATCTACACGACGATCGCCGCTGCCGCAGAAGCCGGAGCCACCGTGCTGGTGGCATCCTCCGACCTCGACGAACTCCTCGCGATCACTCATCGGATCGCGGTGTTCCGAGCGGGCGGCGTCGCCGCCGTCCTATCCACCCCCGAGACGACTCGGGACGAAATCACCAACGCGATGATGGCAGAGGAGCCGGAAGCCGCATGA
- a CDS encoding ABC transporter permease, translating to MTSTTTRTIPVQRSNFSAIGEQYGLLILLIGIVIFFTVLPASAATFFTPANLSVVLANQSVVMVCAIAVMLPLITGNFDFSIGANAMAAAMVCAAAQAHLHLPVFLAILFAVAFGTLVGLLNGWLVAIVQLDAFITTLGIATVLAGLIEWYSGGLPIYGIDPAMIAFGSTTWLGLPQVLFVVIVVAIIAWYALTWTPFGRRLYALGSNRRAANLVGVNTTGLTLASFVLAGMLAGIAGVLLSARTGGANPGGGTELLFPALAAVFLGATAIRPGRFNVVGTLIGVLFVAVSVSGLTLAGSQSWVDDVFNGVALVIAVFVSTYLRRRREGKGR from the coding sequence ATGACCTCCACGACCACCCGCACGATCCCCGTGCAGAGATCGAACTTCTCCGCGATCGGCGAGCAGTACGGACTACTGATCCTGCTCATCGGGATCGTCATCTTCTTCACCGTCCTGCCCGCCAGCGCGGCGACCTTCTTCACACCCGCCAACCTGTCGGTCGTCCTCGCAAACCAATCAGTGGTGATGGTCTGCGCGATCGCGGTGATGCTGCCCCTCATCACTGGCAACTTCGACTTCTCCATCGGAGCCAACGCCATGGCGGCCGCCATGGTCTGCGCGGCCGCACAGGCTCACCTGCACCTCCCGGTCTTCCTCGCCATCCTGTTCGCGGTGGCCTTCGGCACGCTCGTCGGGCTCCTCAATGGGTGGCTTGTGGCGATCGTCCAACTGGACGCGTTCATCACCACACTCGGCATCGCCACCGTGCTGGCAGGACTCATCGAGTGGTACTCGGGAGGGCTGCCGATCTATGGCATCGACCCGGCGATGATCGCCTTCGGCTCGACGACTTGGCTCGGGCTGCCGCAGGTGCTCTTCGTCGTCATCGTCGTCGCGATCATCGCTTGGTACGCCCTCACCTGGACCCCGTTCGGCAGACGCCTCTACGCCCTCGGCTCCAACCGGCGGGCTGCGAACCTCGTGGGCGTCAACACCACCGGACTCACGCTCGCGAGCTTCGTGCTCGCCGGCATGCTCGCCGGTATCGCAGGAGTTCTGCTCTCCGCCCGCACCGGCGGCGCCAATCCCGGCGGAGGGACAGAGCTCCTCTTCCCGGCGCTGGCTGCGGTCTTCCTCGGAGCCACAGCCATCCGTCCCGGACGTTTCAACGTCGTCGGCACCCTCATCGGCGTCCTGTTCGTCGCGGTGAGCGTCAGTGGACTGACCCTCGCCGGTTCGCAATCCTGGGTCGACGACGTCTTCAACGGTGTCGCGCTCGTCATCGCCGTCTTCGTCTCGACGTACCTTCGCCGCCGTCGGGAGGGAAAGGGTCGCTGA
- a CDS encoding amidohydrolase family protein, which yields MFDIERSLEDMDRHGISTMVSSPIFFGGYAGLSEEEAAEASRFLNRETARMQSEIPDRFVGLAMVPMQYPQIAANALRQAADLGLRGACVLTNYADRAPATSDHLQIYRAMNDAGLTCVLHPAMRSRLWQLNPSDPIERGLNWMFDTAHLALSLIENGILDECPTLTALHPHLGGVLPYVSGRLRVLATGNIDSYARERFFVDAASSTPGALEVAIDFYGTDRIVFATDDPFVPRTATTGFFQREIAEPLRRSILDNQVPGLLP from the coding sequence TTGTTCGACATCGAACGCAGCCTCGAAGACATGGACCGGCACGGGATCTCGACCATGGTCTCCAGCCCCATCTTCTTCGGAGGGTACGCGGGGCTGAGCGAAGAGGAAGCTGCGGAGGCATCGCGTTTCCTCAACCGTGAAACAGCACGCATGCAAAGCGAGATCCCCGATCGATTCGTCGGCCTGGCGATGGTGCCTATGCAATACCCGCAGATCGCGGCCAACGCGCTGCGGCAAGCCGCCGACCTGGGTCTTCGAGGCGCCTGCGTGTTGACCAACTATGCAGACCGCGCGCCAGCGACCAGCGACCACCTTCAGATCTACCGGGCGATGAATGATGCCGGCCTGACCTGCGTGCTGCACCCTGCCATGCGCTCGCGTCTCTGGCAGCTGAACCCGAGCGACCCGATCGAACGCGGTCTGAACTGGATGTTCGATACCGCCCACCTGGCTCTCTCGCTCATCGAGAACGGCATCCTCGACGAATGCCCAACGCTGACCGCGCTGCACCCGCATCTCGGGGGCGTGCTGCCCTACGTCTCTGGCCGACTTCGAGTACTCGCGACGGGGAACATCGACAGCTACGCGCGTGAGCGCTTCTTCGTCGATGCCGCCTCCAGCACACCGGGCGCACTCGAGGTGGCCATCGACTTCTACGGAACGGACCGGATCGTGTTCGCAACAGACGACCCGTTTGTGCCGCGCACGGCGACGACGGGCTTCTTCCAACGCGAGATCGCCGAGCCGCTGCGCCGGTCCATTCTCGACAACCAGGTCCCGGGGCTCCTGCCCTGA
- a CDS encoding zinc-binding alcohol dehydrogenase, protein MEAQAVVWTGPREVQVQSIEIEPPESGEILIEHAISLVSPGTEAEWLASPESHIVLGTTFPFVPGYSRVGRIVEVGEGVSGWNVGDRVVAPFDRLGRPLGAHATHSVARAADVDEIPESVSFEQAAFFLLGQTAGFVVALADVQPGDAVAIVGQGPIGNLAVQFAREAQAARIVALDLVESRRGMARAAGATDALDPTDDEALSHLLEESGGITKTIDLSGSPRGTDLAIRLAGPLGTVILSTGFGGRMELDYGAIFVKGLHLIGGFVNSRPALARSATQDYLRLLSEGRLNVSSLVSPAFPPAQAPAVFSRVLERDRSLVAPLFDWREA, encoded by the coding sequence ATGGAAGCGCAGGCCGTCGTATGGACCGGGCCCCGCGAGGTTCAGGTCCAGTCCATCGAGATCGAGCCACCGGAAAGCGGGGAGATCCTGATCGAACACGCGATCAGCCTGGTGAGCCCGGGGACCGAGGCGGAGTGGCTGGCCAGCCCCGAATCCCACATCGTGCTCGGCACGACGTTTCCGTTCGTGCCCGGGTACTCACGAGTGGGGCGAATCGTCGAGGTTGGAGAAGGCGTCAGCGGTTGGAATGTCGGCGACCGCGTGGTGGCACCGTTCGACAGGCTCGGCAGACCGCTGGGGGCGCACGCAACCCACTCCGTCGCGCGGGCCGCAGATGTGGATGAGATCCCCGAATCTGTCTCGTTCGAGCAGGCGGCGTTCTTCCTTCTCGGTCAGACCGCGGGTTTCGTCGTAGCCCTGGCGGACGTCCAGCCAGGAGACGCAGTCGCCATCGTGGGGCAGGGCCCGATCGGAAACCTCGCCGTGCAGTTCGCCCGCGAGGCACAGGCTGCCAGAATCGTCGCTCTCGACCTGGTGGAGTCACGTCGTGGGATGGCGAGAGCAGCGGGCGCGACCGATGCCCTGGATCCGACCGACGACGAGGCACTCTCGCACCTGTTGGAGGAATCGGGCGGTATCACCAAGACCATCGATCTGTCCGGCAGCCCACGCGGCACCGACCTCGCGATCCGCCTAGCGGGTCCACTTGGCACAGTGATCCTGTCCACGGGCTTCGGAGGCCGCATGGAACTGGACTACGGTGCCATCTTCGTGAAAGGCCTGCACCTGATCGGCGGGTTCGTCAACAGCCGCCCAGCGCTCGCACGCTCGGCCACACAGGACTATCTGCGCCTCCTTTCCGAAGGCCGTCTCAACGTCTCGTCACTGGTCAGCCCGGCGTTCCCGCCCGCCCAGGCCCCCGCCGTTTTCAGCCGTGTACTCGAACGCGACCGGTCGCTCGTCGCTCCGCTGTTCGACTGGCGTGAGGCGTAG
- a CDS encoding NADP-dependent oxidoreductase produces MADEMLAYALAAVDTEPGFLEVPTPQVDKGEVLVRVTAASVNPHDGQVATGEAARYMQYRYPVVLGSDFAGVVEAVGREVDDLAVGDRVFGLVRERIAARGSLAPLLATPREHLAPTPTTITDQQAGVLGLAAITALHCVDATGALTRGDLVLVNGATGGVGTYVVQLLAAQGVAVIATARPSAADYIREAGATHAVDWTAGDLKGAVSALAPHGVAAIIDVITSTPEVLTALSHRLLGPGGRVVSTRHAVDQARVKAGTGVNVLSEASADVLDRVAQLADAHVLRAPITASVPFARVAEAFQFLDRGVIGKVAVQMPG; encoded by the coding sequence ATGGCAGACGAGATGCTGGCTTACGCCCTCGCCGCGGTCGACACCGAGCCGGGCTTCCTGGAAGTGCCCACGCCTCAGGTCGATAAGGGTGAAGTCCTGGTCCGTGTCACGGCCGCGTCCGTGAATCCGCACGACGGTCAGGTCGCCACGGGCGAGGCCGCGAGGTACATGCAGTATCGCTATCCGGTCGTTCTCGGCAGCGACTTCGCAGGTGTGGTCGAGGCCGTCGGACGCGAGGTGGACGACCTCGCCGTGGGAGATCGCGTTTTCGGCCTCGTCCGCGAGCGGATCGCCGCCCGGGGCAGCCTGGCACCCCTGCTCGCGACACCCCGCGAGCACCTAGCGCCGACGCCAACAACCATCACCGATCAACAGGCAGGCGTGCTCGGGCTCGCCGCGATCACGGCTCTGCACTGCGTCGACGCAACCGGCGCTCTGACACGAGGCGACCTCGTTCTGGTGAACGGCGCGACCGGCGGTGTCGGCACATATGTCGTGCAGCTCCTTGCGGCACAGGGCGTTGCCGTGATCGCGACAGCGCGCCCGTCGGCGGCCGACTACATCCGAGAAGCTGGCGCGACTCATGCCGTCGACTGGACCGCGGGAGATCTGAAAGGCGCTGTCAGCGCCCTCGCACCCCACGGGGTGGCGGCCATCATCGACGTCATCACGTCCACCCCCGAAGTGCTGACCGCGCTCTCACACCGGCTCCTGGGCCCGGGCGGCCGTGTCGTGTCCACCCGACACGCGGTCGACCAGGCGCGCGTCAAGGCCGGCACCGGAGTCAATGTACTCAGTGAGGCGAGTGCCGATGTGCTTGATCGTGTTGCCCAGCTCGCGGACGCGCACGTTCTGCGCGCTCCGATCACGGCCTCAGTGCCCTTCGCTCGCGTTGCCGAAGCGTTCCAGTTTCTCGATAGGGGAGTGATCGGAAAAGTCGCTGTACAGATGCCTGGGTAA
- a CDS encoding acyl-CoA dehydrogenase family protein, whose amino-acid sequence MSSAVQEAPTMDAFFGAPGPDPEIVAKARALQPLIREFAAQGEADRRVPEEVISAMKDAGLLHISIPRRWGGYGANFRTFIEETSA is encoded by the coding sequence GTGAGCAGTGCAGTTCAGGAAGCCCCGACCATGGACGCCTTTTTTGGTGCGCCCGGTCCCGACCCGGAGATTGTGGCAAAGGCACGGGCCCTGCAGCCGCTGATCCGGGAGTTCGCCGCACAGGGCGAAGCCGACCGCCGCGTCCCCGAAGAAGTCATCTCCGCAATGAAGGACGCGGGCCTTCTCCACATCTCCATCCCGCGCCGGTGGGGAGGCTACGGCGCGAACTTCCGCACGTTCATCGAAGAAACCTCCGCTTGA
- a CDS encoding PHB depolymerase family esterase has protein sequence MRTAGLLSAVLLSASLVSCAAPGTPPPDAASTAPTEECSIAVEPGINEIPLKSGGVSRPFLLYVPASYDGHTPIPVVINGHGSTSDGEEHLSYSAMIPVADEHGFAIVAPTGAVEYTRGHIWNFPGFPLFGGSELAPEGTPDDDLMIRDLIAELPQAICADQTRIYATGFSAGGRMASRLACSNADLVAAVGAVGGLRAGSEPDIADCHPSRPVPVIAFHGDADPVNKFEGGTGTMTNFGYGVQAGVEQWASIDGCDSTPEVEEVTPTVDSATYGGCAKDSEVVFYTIKGGGHTWPGSGFPLPADQFGATDMSINASELMWRFFETHQLPAT, from the coding sequence GTGAGAACCGCCGGCCTACTGAGCGCGGTGCTGCTGAGCGCGAGCCTCGTCTCGTGCGCCGCTCCCGGAACTCCCCCGCCCGACGCCGCGTCCACCGCGCCGACCGAGGAGTGCTCGATCGCGGTGGAACCGGGCATCAACGAGATCCCCCTGAAGTCTGGTGGCGTCTCCCGGCCGTTCCTGCTCTATGTGCCAGCCAGCTATGACGGGCACACCCCCATCCCGGTCGTCATCAACGGACACGGCAGCACCAGCGACGGGGAAGAACACCTGTCCTACAGCGCGATGATCCCGGTCGCCGACGAGCATGGCTTCGCGATCGTCGCACCGACGGGTGCCGTCGAATACACCCGGGGACACATCTGGAACTTTCCGGGATTCCCGCTCTTCGGCGGCAGCGAGCTGGCTCCGGAGGGCACCCCCGACGACGACCTGATGATTCGCGACCTCATCGCCGAGCTACCCCAAGCGATCTGCGCAGACCAGACCCGCATCTACGCGACCGGTTTCTCCGCCGGCGGCCGGATGGCCTCACGTCTCGCGTGCTCGAACGCGGACCTCGTCGCGGCGGTCGGAGCCGTCGGTGGACTCCGAGCCGGATCCGAGCCCGATATCGCCGATTGCCACCCGTCCCGACCGGTGCCCGTCATCGCGTTCCACGGCGATGCCGATCCGGTCAACAAGTTCGAAGGCGGCACGGGCACCATGACCAACTTCGGCTACGGCGTTCAGGCTGGCGTGGAACAGTGGGCCTCTATCGACGGCTGCGACAGCACTCCCGAGGTCGAGGAGGTCACGCCTACGGTGGACAGTGCGACCTATGGCGGGTGCGCGAAAGACAGCGAGGTCGTGTTCTACACGATCAAGGGCGGCGGCCACACCTGGCCCGGCAGCGGTTTCCCTCTGCCAGCCGATCAGTTCGGCGCGACGGACATGTCCATCAATGCCAGCGAGCTGATGTGGAGGTTCTTCGAGACCCACCAGCTGCCTGCGACGTAG